Below is a window of Pyrobaculum aerophilum str. IM2 DNA.
AAATACGTAAAACGCGGCCATTTTTTCTCCCACCTTGCATACGGCCTTTTTCTCCGTGACGAAACACGACATCGGCTTCCCTCTCCATTCTCCCTCCCACCAGAAGGCCCTCCTAAGGGCGTATTCGCTGATTAGCGGTTCGGCGTATTTCTCCCCGTACTCAGCAATTGCGGTCTTTGCCATTTCGCACATGTCGTAATACAGTTCAAGCATTCTCACTACTTTCCCCTCCTCCCCTGGCAGGATAGGCCATCTGAAGCATCTGCGGTACCAGTCCTTTAACGCGGCCATTACCTGGCTCTTAAGCTCAAGCCTCCTCTGCTCCTCCTACGCCGCTCTAATACGCGGGGCCATTTGTTCAAGCCGCGTGGATGTTCGCGACGGCGTGGGCTGAGCTCTCGCGGCTGTGGAGATTTGGCATAGAGAATGGCCTATACGCCGATCACATTTTTAATAAGCTTGAGGGCATTAGAAAATACGTGGAGGAGTACGCTAACAGGCTGAGGATTGAGTACACGCTGTACAGCCTCCCCGGCGTTGACCCGTGGGTAGAGGTGAGGTTTAAGGACGAGAAGGGGAACGAAGTCGCCCATATAAACATTAGATGGGATCGCGAAAAGCTACGAGCCGTATTCGAAGGCGCCAAAGAAAAGGCGGAAAGACTGGCTTCAATACTGAACGCCTTGGGCGCCAGCGTAAATGCTATGGAGCTTGATGGGAAATGGCGCGTAGATCTGTGCACAGACTCCATCACCGCAATACGCCGTAAGGAGTGGCTAGATGTGGTTAGGGCTCTGGTGGAGGAGTTGCACAGTAGGGGGGTGATAAATGAGGAGCAGAGGGATAGATTACTGACTGAAATAAACGCCGGGCCTAATGTGGTTGAGATTGCCGGCGTGGAGTTGAGCGTTCGGCAGATGATAAGCGGTAAATCCAAGGCATTGATAATTACATACCTGCCGACTTCTCCAGCCGCCTTTGACGCCGCCGTAAAGGCGCTTAGAGACGCGGGCTTTGTTGAGGGGGTGCACTTCACTGCGAAGAGGCCGGAGGGCGGCGTGCAGGGATACGTATACATTAAGTTGCCGGCCGGCCTTTGGCGTTTAGAGGAGCTGAGGAGGCAGGGCGTTGATTGGGCAGACAAGGCGTTAAGGCGCCTTGAAGAAATAGCAAAGGCGAGGGGCTTCTCCAACCTACTGGAGGAGTACTTAAGGCCGGCTATGGAGGCGGAGACCGTCGATCCGAGGGGGCTGGTGGTCGACGACGCCGAGAGAGGGTTAAAGGCAGTTGTAAGAGGCGTGAGGGTGGAGCGGGAAGGCGGGAGGCCTAGGGTCGTCGTGGAGTATGAGGTAGGCGGGGATGTGACGTCCTTTTCCTTTATCTGGGGCGTAAGAAAGGGAGGAGGCATTGTAGCAGGCTTAGATCTAAACGACGAAAAGGCCCTCATGATGACTGCCCTACTCGGCGATAAGGCAATAATGGGGAAGAAGGGGCACATGACGCTTTCCGCTAAACATCTATTCGCCCTAGCGAGACTTAGGGGCATCGGCTGGGAGCTGTTGAGGTGGTATGCAGAAGTAATGAGAGAACACCGCTAAAGGAGCAATTCAACAAAATGTTGAGACAGGTTTAAAGAGCGTAGGGAGTGGGAAGAAGCTTTAAAAAGACAGAAGATTAGAGAGGAGGTGCTAGGCGCAGCGGCAGAGCGGTATTTTCAATGCTTTAGCGAGCACCTGACGCTATACTTAAAACGCTTAGGAGTGTGGGCCGGGTGTGAGGGCTTGCGAGACGAGCTATCAGGAGAGTCTCAGGCTTTTTAAACGCCGTGTTGTTGATAATCGTTAAGACGGACTCGCCGGAGGTTTCGAAAAGGCTTGGGAGAATGCTGGAGGGTCTAGAGCTAGTGCCGGGAGTGTACTTAACGTGGTACCCAAGGGATAAAGCGGCTAGGGCTGTAGAGGCGGTGAAGAAAAACGTGGTGAAGCAGTGGGAGGAGCGGGGAAAGGGGCCGGTATTTGAAGCGGCTCTGCTGGAGCTCAGCGAAGAGCAGTACAAAGAGGTGAGGCCCATGGCGAGGGCGGTGATAGAAGCCGTCGGGGCTACCATGTTGGAAGAAATGGAGCGGCTGTTGGTAAACATGCGCTCTGGCAAACAGGGGAAAAATTTACTGGGGTGGTATAGGGACTTGGCGAATAGGTACCAGAAGCTGGTGAACGCCGCCTTGGCCCTCGACATCGAGCCAACGATCATAGGCAAGTTAAAGGACAAATGGAAAGAGGTATCGCTCGAGGCCGGGAGGCTACGCTCCTAGAAACACCTCCACGTATTTAAGCAAGAGCTCCACGTCTCTGGCGGCCTCGTCGTCTGACTTGTATCTGCTCAACACGAGCTCTTTGTCGGGGCCGTTGAACTGGTACTCGTGAAGAGATAGCGCGAGTTCTGTCGCTAAAAACACCTCTATTCCGTACGCCTCTGCCAACAGCCTAGCAACCTCTCTCAGCCTTGTCGACGGCATATATGCCACATGCCACTCAGCCATACCCACTCTTTTGTTTTTAATACGCTTCACCCACCTGTACACAGAGGACAAATAGCCCAGTTTCTTCGCCGCCAAGACTGCGATTGTTGCCTTCCAAGCTTGATAAGCCTTGCCGGCGGCGTTGCGCGTCAATCCTTGTCTTAAAAACTCCCGGGCTAGCTCTGCCTCAAACAAGGTCTCTTTCCGCCTGGCCTCTATGTAGCCGTTTAAGTCAGACCAAGGCTTTGCCAGCTCCACAACACTAGTGGAGATTTTTTAAATAACTTTCACCTCCGCGGCGCCGCCCGCCACGTCCACTGTGAGAGAAAGGACCCCCCTGCCTCTGTTAATTGATTGCGGCACCCGCGCCACTCCTCCCACTACGCTTTTAGAGACAGCCAAGCCTACTTCTTCCGGGAGCTGTAAATCAATGCTAACAACGCCGCCGGCTGTGGAAATACGCAACTGCGACTCCCCCTCAAAGGGCTTATAGCTGAGCCTCCCCGCGAATACACCGCCGCTCGCCTCAATAGAGACAGCCCCGCGGAGTAGCTCCAGTTCTGCGTCTACAGCCCCTCCGGCTATATCTGCTATTAATGTCGTAAGTTCTATCCCACTTACATTTACATATCCACCTGCGACATTGAGAATAAGTCTGTGTAAACCCTCGGCGGTTACCTCCACTTCGCACCCCTCTATTGAAAGTCTGCCGGGCGATATTTCAAAATCGTCGGGATCTCTGCATTTGGCAACGACGTGATTAACTCCCTTTGATAAATGCACCTTGCCGCCCGACACTTCTAACTCAAGCTCCCCGCTGTGTTGAAACTCCCCGTTGTAAACCTCCACTAGAGGGCCGCGGAGTTTTCTAAACGCCTTTAGCGGGGCTAGATATGTCAACGTCTCTACTCCCAGCTTTATTGCTGACATTAAGATCCCGCCGGAGATCACCATGGCGACGTCTCTAATCTTCGGCTCCACATATGCCCTAAGCCTCTCGGGAACCTTTACCACAGCCACGTCTCTTATCTCCTGGACCACCTCGTAGAGAAGGGATCTACGTCTTTATCCACCTCTACTATCGCTGCGTCGTAAATTCTAATTTTCCTCCCTTCCCTCTTAGCCAGTTCTAAAAGCGAGTTGTCAATTTTTAAAATAACCCTGTTGTGAAAAGCCAAGTCCCTCTCCTCCGGCGCAGGGCTTGGCTGTGGCGCCTCCTCTAACTTTGCAAAACTTTCAACGCCCTTTTCCCCAACTCAGTGAGTTCGTAAAACCCCCTCTCGTTCTTCTCCACAAGCCCGGCTAGTTTTTTCAAGTGAAACGCCAAAGTGGGGCTGTCCACCCCCAACTCCTCCATCAACTCGCTGTACATCCTTGGCCTCTCCGCCAACAACCGCAGAGCTCTCCTCCCGAGGGGGTGAGATAGCGCTTCGAAAACCCTATCGGATTCTCAAGAACAACTCTCAAAATAAATTAATTTGTGAAGTCGAGTTAATAAAAGCCGTTCAATGCGGCGAGGAAATGTAAATTCAAATTTACTCACTGCCAGCATTCCTTTACACCGGTTAATACAAACCACATTGCTATTTACAACAAATACAGCTCTGCCTCTTTTAACACTCCCCTCACTGGGTCGACTTCTAGGCCGAAGATTTCCAACGTCGTAACTCCTATGACAACGGCGTCTTCCGCCTCGCCAAAAATCACCGGGACAGTCCTCCTCTCGCCCATTAACTCAAGCCCTACTTCGCCTACATCCCGCTCCACATAGCCTCCAAAAGCCTTAGCCCTTTAATCGGCTGAACTACTAAAGCCTCTAGGATATCTCTCCTCACTACTGAGTAAATAGCCCCGGCGTCTACAACAGCTTCTGTCTCTACCGTCCTCTCAGGCGCCTTGGGGTTGAATACGCCCACTCTGACCTTTAAAATTCCCATGGCAATAGTCATATTTTAGACTTATATCTCTCACGTGAGATTTAAGGCGCGTTACGTGCTCGCGGGAGAGCTGGAGGTTGTGGAAAACGGTGTGGTCGAGGTGGACGACTCGGGCGTGGTCGTGGGGGTTGGGAAATATACTGGCGGAGTCGCGGCCGATTTGGGAAACGTAGTATTAATGCCCCAGCTCGTCAACGCGCACGTCCACGTCCTCGACGCCGCAATTATTGACAGAGACGATTTGTATATCGACGACCTAGTGGGGTGGCCTCACGGGGTGAAATACCACGTGGTTAAGGGGTTGGTTAGGAGGGGGAGGCACGTCCCCCTCTTAAAGAAAGTGGCCCAGAGGATGAGGAGCTACGGCGTGGGTTGTGCCGTGATATACGCCGAGTATGCAGCTAGAGACGTGGAGGAGGTCTTTAGGCAGTACGGCATAGAGGCGGTTGTCTTCCAAGAGGCACACGGGGACTTCCCCAATTATCCCAACGTACAAGTGGCGTCTCCCTTGGATCACCCCGTTGAATACCTCAAAGAGCTCAGGAGGAGGTATAGGCTAGTGTCGACGCACGTCTCGGAGACTAGCGACTGTCACGAGGGAGGCGACTTGGAGCTCGCCCTCAAGGCGCTGGATGCAGACGTCTTAGTCCACTTAGTACACGTCACGGAGGAGGAAATAGCCCAGATACCGCCTCACAAGGCGGTGGTGGTGAACCCGCGGGCCAACGCCTATTTCGTCGGGAGGATCGCGCCGGTGCACAAGTTGCTACACCTCAAGCCGCTTCTGGGCACTGACAACGTCTTTATGAACGAGCCAGACCCGTGGGCGGAGATGAAGTTCTTACACGCCTATTCCTCCGCCGCGGGGTGGGCGCTGGGAGAGAGGGAAATACTCTCCATGGCCACAGTGTGGGCTTGGGAAAAACTCAGATGTTCGCCCCCAATAGAGCCGGGAAAACCGCTGAGGGGGCTGGCGGTGGCGGCTCCGTATACGGGCAATAAAGTATTAAAGTTCTTAGTCAAGAGGACCTCCCACCGAGACGTCATAGCCTTCATCGAGGGCGGGAGGCTACTCCAAGCATGGCACTGAATATGCCGGCGTACACCTTTTATTAGGATACGCCGTTCTTATTGTCAAACAGTCGGGCTTTTTCAAAACTACAACTGTTATGGTGGCTTTAAATACGCCGCACTTCACCTCTACACACCCCACGTATCTATCTGGGCGAGGCCGAGTTGAAATACCGCGCGGGCGACGTCTCGTGAGAAAACTTTTCTTAGTAAAGCCTCTGAGACGTCTGGGATCAGGAGTAGCTCTATCTGGAAGTAATTCTTTAGGTGCTCAAGATGCCCCCGCTCTTTATCCCCATCAACGCTGAAGTTGCATTCTAATTCCATGAGTCCATACGACGTTTACACAAGGCGCGCCGTCGACGTCAGAAGATGTTTCAGAAGCATAAACTCTTATTTCTATGTAAACTTCCAAACGAAGCGACTCTAATTCTACGCTTAGGTACCCATAATTAGTATTGATAAATTCTACAGGCACCATCTGAGTATTGGGCGAGCATAAATACGCCTTGTAAAGCCGCCTTTCAGGCTCTACCTCCACCTTGCCCGCCACGTCCACTCTGTACCCGTGACCCACTTCATATACTGTAACGTCCATGGGCACCACTTTCGCCGTCACTTTTCCAAAATTCGCCAACTTAAACTCAACCACTGTAGGCCGCGTCTCTCTCACTACACTGTTTAATTTTTTTACCATGTAGCCCTTGATAATATCCTCCTCGCCACTTCCCTCTCTAAGAAATAGTAATCTAGAAATTCTATTTCCACATTTTGAATCCTACCGCTTGGGTCCATGCCAATGACAACCTCAGCTATTCCCGTTACGATCTCCTCATAGGGACCCTCAGCCTTCCGGATTATCAACATGTCGTCAAAAGCCTTAACTTGCACTGCGGCTGGGACAGGCAAGGACGCAACCGGGGCATAGTTGCTAGTCACGTGATAAAGAGATTCTGCAGACCTCGAAATTGAGGATGAGCTCAATCGCCATGGGCAGATATGGACCTCTCTTAAATAATTTTAGGGCGTTCTGCTGATCCCGTCTCTACCGCTCTTGTTATGAGAATTTTTTAAGCAGTAGGGGGGCCGTTGCCCCTACTACTACTGCGGCTGAGGAGACGGCGAGATCTCTGGCGAATATCACGGGGTCTGTTGACGGCGATGATAAGGCGCTTATTAACGTCAACGCCCCGAGAATTAAAGACACGGCGCTTAATACATATACAATGGCCCTTTTCATATGTGTCTCCTATTCCTCATATTTAAGTGTTTCCCCGCTGGGGCGGTTAATACATCTCATTGAGTAGCTTGTGCCTTGTCTGCCCCGCATTGATTGGAGAGGTATAAGCGTTCTAGCGATTTCTCAGCTCTATCGCTGGCGAAGTACAGCAGTATGAGAAAAACTATTCCCAAGATCCCGCTCACAAGAGGCCAGAAGGATAGAAATGCTGACAGCACCCCCACCCAAGCCACTCCTGCGAAAAGGCTTTCGCCTGAGTCCTCTTCAAGTGCGCTCCACACTTTGTACCAAAAGACGGCATATACCAATCCCAGCAGCCAGCCCACAAATGTCAGCAGTAATTGCAGAGCCGGGTCTCCTCCAGGCGGCGGCGCCGCTGTCTGAGACGCTATTAACGAGAGGATGTAGACGGCGGCTCCTGTCATGACAATAGGAACTGCAACCATTCCGAAAAAGAGGAGGTACGTGGCGTATTTATACTCAGAGTGTTGGAAATTTCTGTGGATTATTTTAAAGGACCGCCAGATCAAGTACTGTGGGTATACAGTGGCAAGCCCGAGGGCGGCGAGCCATACTGCGAAGCCCACAGGGGAAAATATAGCCCCCATCCCGAACAACACCCCCAGTATCAACACCAAAAAGCCAAACACAACCCCCTTTTTCATCAGCTCATAAGCGTCGGCTAGCTCTAGGCGGTTCACAGAAGTTGAGTCGACAACGCCTTTAAAACATTACTACCGCGACGTCTCGTCAACCGCTCAACACGGCGTTCCTAAACCCCCTTGCCGCGCCCCATATCCAGAGGAGTAGGGGCAAAGAACTGTAAATACGGTGCGAATGGCAGTATCACTGCCACTTCTCAAGGGCAATCAGTCTTCACCTCTCACTTTTTGCTATTATTAAGGCAAGGGGAGTGTAGTATGACTTAGCGCGTATTGAAAAATAGTCCCCCAGCCTTACGACATTAACACGTATACGGCGGCGGGGCTCTTATCAACCACGTTACGCCGGACATGCCTGCGCCCTCACTTTAGGCGCTCTGAGTATTATAATTAGCACAAGTAAGACGGCGAGGGCCGTTGACCAAAGCAGTTTGATTGTGCCCAGCGCTGAGTAGGGGTTTATAAGTATCGAAAAGCTTATTATCCCTTATCGAGTTTTTAATAAGCGTGATTGTTTGTGAAATGTTGGGTAGGCGCTATGGGGACTTTTGGGCGTTAAAAGGCGTGTCTTTTGAAGTGGGGCGAGGGATTGTATTGGGCGTGCTGGGGCCTAACGGCGCGGGCAAGACTACTTTAGTGAAGATCCTCACCACGGAGCTTATGCCGTCGGAGGGCCGCGCCGTGGTGGCCGGCTTTGACGTTGTGTCTGAGGCGGAGAGGGTGAGGCGAGTCATCGCCGCTGTGCCGCAGGAGAGCAGGCCCATTGACTTC
It encodes the following:
- a CDS encoding PaRep2a protein, giving the protein MAALKDWYRRCFRWPILPGEEGKVVRMLELYYDMCEMAKTAIAEYGEKYAEPLISEYALRRAFWWEGEWRGKPMSCFVTEKKAVCKVGEKMAAFYVFDTPHGVYLRPEIKLVNDWIKVAPRGDDSQGRYGDWLIIRFAPQVYNWGKWGIRDEFGRS
- a CDS encoding chlorohydrolase is translated as MRFKARYVLAGELEVVENGVVEVDDSGVVVGVGKYTGGVAADLGNVVLMPQLVNAHVHVLDAAIIDRDDLYIDDLVGWPHGVKYHVVKGLVRRGRHVPLLKKVAQRMRSYGVGCAVIYAEYAARDVEEVFRQYGIEAVVFQEAHGDFPNYPNVQVASPLDHPVEYLKELRRRYRLVSTHVSETSDCHEGGDLELALKALDADVLVHLVHVTEEEIAQIPPHKAVVVNPRANAYFVGRIAPVHKLLHLKPLLGTDNVFMNEPDPWAEMKFLHAYSSAAGWALGEREILSMATVWAWEKLRCSPPIEPGKPLRGLAVAAPYTGNKVLKFLVKRTSHRDVIAFIEGGRLLQAWH
- a CDS encoding PaRep2b protein; protein product: MFATAWAELSRLWRFGIENGLYADHIFNKLEGIRKYVEEYANRLRIEYTLYSLPGVDPWVEVRFKDEKGNEVAHINIRWDREKLRAVFEGAKEKAERLASILNALGASVNAMELDGKWRVDLCTDSITAIRRKEWLDVVRALVEELHSRGVINEEQRDRLLTEINAGPNVVEIAGVELSVRQMISGKSKALIITYLPTSPAAFDAAVKALRDAGFVEGVHFTAKRPEGGVQGYVYIKLPAGLWRLEELRRQGVDWADKALRRLEEIAKARGFSNLLEEYLRPAMEAETVDPRGLVVDDAERGLKAVVRGVRVEREGGRPRVVVEYEVGGDVTSFSFIWGVRKGGGIVAGLDLNDEKALMMTALLGDKAIMGKKGHMTLSAKHLFALARLRGIGWELLRWYAEVMREHR
- a CDS encoding PaREP1 family protein — protein: MELAKPWSDLNGYIEARRKETLFEAELAREFLRQGLTRNAAGKAYQAWKATIAVLAAKKLGYLSSVYRWVKRIKNKRVGMAEWHVAYMPSTRLREVARLLAEAYGIEVFLATELALSLHEYQFNGPDKELVLSRYKSDDEAARDVELLLKYVEVFLGA
- a CDS encoding helix-turn-helix domain-containing protein, producing the protein MAERPRMYSELMEELGVDSPTLAFHLKKLAGLVEKNERGFYELTELGKRALKVLQS